A genomic window from Lotus japonicus ecotype B-129 chromosome 1, LjGifu_v1.2 includes:
- the LOC130730024 gene encoding uncharacterized protein LOC130730024 — MGKAAEEEHQPLPRGGTSTDPALNAEEDCRCRCSRIRKLLSVRCILVLLFSAALFLSALFWLPPFLRLADQKHLHENSRYKGHDIVASFIVNKSASLLEDNIPQLADEIFDEIGAPSTKVVILSLDPLPGPNKTKVVFAVDPDVGLSEMAQAAISLIKSSFTSIIIRDSPFQLTSSSIFGDPFFFEVLKFKGGITIIPHQTAFPLQQRQTLFTFTLNFPIYQIQLDFDELTSQLKSGLHLASFENLYMSLSNSEGSTVDAPTTVQSSVLLAIGITPSKQRLKQLAQTIMGPHNLGLNNTEFGRVKQVRLSSILQHSLHGNDGSGSAWSPSPSPLPHPSHHHHHHHHHHHHHHHHHDAHLAPSPMPAPAPIPGEGATPPEVGPPVAPKSVPAPKRSPQAQPPSFQFERRKRSSHNAGKHAHLAPSIAPTTHRHYHSPVASPKPPFEPPARNSRAVPALSPLPNVAFAHAEPPPNNEPAPERMRMHSHGPSLSTSSAGSLGSVKWTFLMFIVLVLHV, encoded by the exons ATGGGAAAAGCAGCCGAAGAAGAACACCAACCGCTGCCACGTGGCGGAACCTCCACCGATCCGGCGCTGAATGCGGAGGAAGATTGTCGGTGCCGGTGTTCTCGGATTCGGAAGCTTCTCAGTGTTAGATGCATCCTCGTGCTGCTGTTCTCCGCCGCTCTGTTCCTCTCTGCTTTGTTTTGGTTGCCCCCTTTTCTTCGCCTCGCAGATCAGAAGCATCTGCATGAAAATTCCAGATACAAAG GTCATGATATTGTCGCAAGCTTTATTGTTAATAAGTCAGCCTCTTTGCTAGAAGATAACATCCCGCAACTCGCGGATGAAATTTTTGATGAGATAGGAGCTCCCTCTACCAAA GTGGTCATCTTGTCTCTAGATCCTTTACCTGGGCCAAATAAGACAAAAGTAGTGTTTGCAGTTGATCCTGATGTTGGATTATCAGAAATGGCTCAAGCTGCCATTAGTTTGATAAAATCATCATTTACATCCATCATTATACGTGACTCACCTTTCCAGCTCACTTCTTCATCCATATTCGGAGATCCCTTCTTTTTTGAAGTGCTGAAATTTAAGGGAGGAATTACTATAATTCCACATCAGACGGCATTTCCTCTGCAGCAAAGGCAGACACTATTCACCTTTACTCTGAATTTCCCCATTTATCAAATACAATTGGATTTTGATGAGCTCACAAGTCAGCTAAAGTCTGGATTACATCTGGCATCCTTTGAG AACTTGTATATGAGCTTATCCAATTCTGAAGGTTCAACAGTAGATGCTCCTACTACTGTTCAGTCATCTGTTCTACTTGCAATTGGAATTACTCCATCAAAACAGAGGCTAAAGCAACTAGCACAAACCATCATGGGACCTCATAATCTTGGCTTGAATAACACGGAATTTGGTAGGGTTAAGCAGGTCCGACTTTCATCCATCTTGCAGCACTCCCTGCATGGCAATGATGGTAGTGGCTCTGCATGGtcaccttctccttctcctctgCCTCATCCatcacaccaccaccaccaccaccaccatcaccaccaccatcaccaccaccaccacgatgCCCATCTAGCTCCTTCTCCTATGCCTGCACCTGCACCTATACCCGGGGAGGGTGCAACTCCACCTGAGGTTGGTCCTCCTGTTGCACCAAAAAGTGTGCCTGCACCAAAGAGAAGTCCTCAAGCACAGCCTCCTAGTTTTCAATTTGAGCGTAGAAAAAGGTCTAGCCATAATGCTGGGAAGCATGCTCATCTAGCACCTTCAATTGCCCCTACTACTCATCGACATTATCATAGTCCTGTTGCGTCACCAAAACCACCGTTTGAACCCCCGGCGCGTAACTCTCGTGCAGTACCTGCCTTGAGTCCGTTACCAAATGTAGCTTTTGCTCATGCTGAGCCCCCTCCTAATAATGAACCAGCTCCAGAACGTATGCGGATGCATTCACACGGACCATCATTATCGACAT CCTCTGCAGGTAGTCTTGGATCTGTCAAATGGACATTCTTAATGTTTATTGTACTTGTGTTACATGTGTAA